In Primulina eburnea isolate SZY01 chromosome 3, ASM2296580v1, whole genome shotgun sequence, one DNA window encodes the following:
- the LOC140825984 gene encoding uncharacterized protein isoform X1, which produces MLAILSQEPATLISRKWHKKTLPLLLAQSNSSGRCSSSSSSARCSFSTSVPKRPLRYAVLGAGFAGLSVAWHLLQHGSKEIHLCVDIYDEAGVGGGASGVAGGLLHPYSPKVKLIWRGAECWKESLNLINVAEDAFLKLANKGDRETPQNCETQIVRRKGILRPAVSLKNVNIMTENAQNCLADCMIESIHEEAAQNLVPNLTVPLNLAFYMPEALNINAQCYLQGLYLACQSIASDMSAFGFVHRELSIYKKSVQSLQELPGYYDAVIICLGARAAFLPELSGKLPIRTCRGIITHLQLGDDIREAYLDHSPSILSDAWLSVQGARRLDLGSTWDWKSMNHSREVTTGEASEAMKVLLPKASAVYPAIKYWTVAGAVAGVRAMPPLTAEGSLPLLGCVDEFVNGTHACKYWLFTGLGARGLLFHGWLGKLMAQAVLSRNEDLLPSELTSWKNKSHT; this is translated from the exons ATGCTCGCCATCTTGAGCCAAGAACCCGCGACATTGATCTCTCGGAAATGGCACAAAAAGACACTACCTTTATTATTAGCACAATCGAACTCTAGTGGGCGCTGTTCATCTTCTTCCTCCTCTGCGCGTTGTTCATTTTCTACTTCTGTACCGAAACGACCTCTGAG ATATGCAGTTCTTGGTGCTGGGTTTGCTGGGTTGTCTGTTGCTTGGCATTTGCTTCAA CATGGATCCAAGGAAATACATCTTTGTGTTGACATTTATGATGAAGCTGGGGTTGGTGGAGGTGCATCTGGTGTTGCTGGGGGACTTCTGCATCCATACTCCCCAAAAG TCAAGCTTATTTGGCGTGGTGCCGAGTGTTGGAAAGAGAGTTTAAATCTAATAAATGTTGCTGAAGATGCATTTCTTAAGCTAGCAAATAAGGGAGACCGAGAAACTCCTCAAAACTGTGAAACTCAAATAGTCAGGAGAAA AGGGATCTTAAGACCAGCTGTCAGTTTGAAGAACGTGAATATAATGACTGAA AATGCTCAGAACTGCCTAGCTGATTGCATGATAGAGTCCATCCACGAAGAAGCTGCTCAAAATCTTGTTCCTAATTTGACTGTACCTCTAAATTTAGCATTTTATATGCCTGAAGCTTTGAATATCAATGCTCAATGCTACCTTCAG GGTCTTTACTTAGCATGTCAAAGTATAGCAAGTGACATGTCTGCATTTGGTTTTGTGCATAGAGAGTTGAGTATTTACAAGAAATCTGTCCAGAGCCTCCAGGAACTGCCTG GGTACTATGATGCAGTGATTATTTGCCTTGGAGCTAGAGCAGCTTTTCTGCCGGAGCTGTCCGGAAAGCTGCCTATTAGGACATGTAGAGGAATCATCACTCATCTACAACTTGGGGATGATATCAG AGAAGCATATCTGGACCACAGTCCCTCGATCTTGTCAGATGCATGGCTTTCTGTGCAAGGAGCTCGACGTCTAGATCTTGGCTCAACATGGGACTGGAAATCAATGAATCATTCAAGGGAAGTCACTACGGGGGAAGCTTCCGAGGCAATGAAAGTGCTTCTTCCAAAGGCATCTGCAGTATATCCAGCTATTAAATATTGGACTGTTGCTGGAGCAGTTGCAGGAGTGAGGGCGATGCCCCCACTTACGGCAGAAGGATCACTTCCGCTACTTGGTTGTGTGGATGAATTTGTGAATGGAACTCATGCTTGCAAGTATTGGCTGTTCACAGGCCTTGGTGCAAGAGGCCTGTTGTTCCATGGTTGGCTAGGCAAATTAATGGCGCAGGCGGTACTATCTCGTAATGAAGATTTACTTCCTTCTGAATTAACTTCTTGGAAGAATAAATCACACACGTAA
- the LOC140825984 gene encoding uncharacterized protein isoform X2 — MLAILSQEPATLISRKWHKKTLPLLLAQSNSSGRCSSSSSSARCSFSTSVPKRPLRYAVLGAGFAGLSVAWHLLQHGSKEIHLCVDIYDEAGVGGGASGVAGGLLHPYSPKVKLIWRGAECWKESLNLINVAEDAFLKLANKGDRETPQNCETQIVRRKGILRPAVSLKNVNIMTENAQNCLADCMIESIHEEAAQNLVPNLTVPLNLAFYMPEALNINAQCYLQGLYLACQSIASDMSAFGFVHRELSIYKKSVQSLQELPVIICLGARAAFLPELSGKLPIRTCRGIITHLQLGDDIREAYLDHSPSILSDAWLSVQGARRLDLGSTWDWKSMNHSREVTTGEASEAMKVLLPKASAVYPAIKYWTVAGAVAGVRAMPPLTAEGSLPLLGCVDEFVNGTHACKYWLFTGLGARGLLFHGWLGKLMAQAVLSRNEDLLPSELTSWKNKSHT, encoded by the exons ATGCTCGCCATCTTGAGCCAAGAACCCGCGACATTGATCTCTCGGAAATGGCACAAAAAGACACTACCTTTATTATTAGCACAATCGAACTCTAGTGGGCGCTGTTCATCTTCTTCCTCCTCTGCGCGTTGTTCATTTTCTACTTCTGTACCGAAACGACCTCTGAG ATATGCAGTTCTTGGTGCTGGGTTTGCTGGGTTGTCTGTTGCTTGGCATTTGCTTCAA CATGGATCCAAGGAAATACATCTTTGTGTTGACATTTATGATGAAGCTGGGGTTGGTGGAGGTGCATCTGGTGTTGCTGGGGGACTTCTGCATCCATACTCCCCAAAAG TCAAGCTTATTTGGCGTGGTGCCGAGTGTTGGAAAGAGAGTTTAAATCTAATAAATGTTGCTGAAGATGCATTTCTTAAGCTAGCAAATAAGGGAGACCGAGAAACTCCTCAAAACTGTGAAACTCAAATAGTCAGGAGAAA AGGGATCTTAAGACCAGCTGTCAGTTTGAAGAACGTGAATATAATGACTGAA AATGCTCAGAACTGCCTAGCTGATTGCATGATAGAGTCCATCCACGAAGAAGCTGCTCAAAATCTTGTTCCTAATTTGACTGTACCTCTAAATTTAGCATTTTATATGCCTGAAGCTTTGAATATCAATGCTCAATGCTACCTTCAG GGTCTTTACTTAGCATGTCAAAGTATAGCAAGTGACATGTCTGCATTTGGTTTTGTGCATAGAGAGTTGAGTATTTACAAGAAATCTGTCCAGAGCCTCCAGGAACTGCCTG TGATTATTTGCCTTGGAGCTAGAGCAGCTTTTCTGCCGGAGCTGTCCGGAAAGCTGCCTATTAGGACATGTAGAGGAATCATCACTCATCTACAACTTGGGGATGATATCAG AGAAGCATATCTGGACCACAGTCCCTCGATCTTGTCAGATGCATGGCTTTCTGTGCAAGGAGCTCGACGTCTAGATCTTGGCTCAACATGGGACTGGAAATCAATGAATCATTCAAGGGAAGTCACTACGGGGGAAGCTTCCGAGGCAATGAAAGTGCTTCTTCCAAAGGCATCTGCAGTATATCCAGCTATTAAATATTGGACTGTTGCTGGAGCAGTTGCAGGAGTGAGGGCGATGCCCCCACTTACGGCAGAAGGATCACTTCCGCTACTTGGTTGTGTGGATGAATTTGTGAATGGAACTCATGCTTGCAAGTATTGGCTGTTCACAGGCCTTGGTGCAAGAGGCCTGTTGTTCCATGGTTGGCTAGGCAAATTAATGGCGCAGGCGGTACTATCTCGTAATGAAGATTTACTTCCTTCTGAATTAACTTCTTGGAAGAATAAATCACACACGTAA
- the LOC140825983 gene encoding ATPase 8, plasma membrane-type-like has translation MASDISLEEIKNETVDLENIPVEEVFTQLKCSREGLTSEEGQKRLEIFGPNKLEEKKESKFLKFLGFMWNPLSWVMESAAIMAIVLANGGGKPPDWQDFVGIIVLLIINSTISFIEENNAGNAAAALMAGLAPKTKVLRDGAWSEQDAAILVPGDLISVKLGDIIPADARLLEGDPLKIDQSALTGESLPVTKHPGDGVYSGSTCKQGEIEAVVIATGVHTFFGKAAHLVDSTNNVGHFQKVLTAIGNFCICSIAVGMVIEILVMFPIQGRNYREGIDNLLVLLIGGIPIAMPTVLSVTMAIGSHRLSQQGAITKRMTAIEEMAGMDVLCSDKTGTLTLNKLTVDKSLIEVFPKDLDKDSVVLLAARASRVENQDAIDASIVNMLGDPKEARAGITEVHFLPFNPVDKRTAITYYDSDGNWHRCSKGAPEQIIDLCELSGDVSKKAHEIIDNFANRGLRSLGVARQTVPEKTKESAGEPWEFVGLLPLFDPPRHDSAETIRKALDLGVNVKMITGDQLAIGKETGRRLGMGTNMYPSSSLLGQSKDESIASIPVDELIEKADGFAGVFPEHKYEIVKKLQERKHICGMTGDGVNDAPALKKADIGIAVADATDAARGASDIVLTEPGLSVIISAVLTSRAIFQRMKNYTIYAVSITIRIVMGFMLIALIWKFDFSPFMVLIIAILNDGTIMTISKDRVKPSPLPDSWKLKEIFATGIVLGTYMAIMTVIFFYLVTDTDFFSEIFKVKPIRDSPDELTAALYLQVSIISQALIFVTRSRSWSFVERPGLLLVSAFLIAQLLATIIAVYASWEFARIQGIGWGWAGVIWIYSIITYIPLDILKFIIRYALSGKAWDSMIQNKTAFTTKKDYGKGEREAQWAVAQRTLHGLSTTTDTSGLFNDKNYRELSEIAEQAKKRAEVARLRELHTLKGHVESVVKLKGLDIETIQQHYTV, from the exons ATGGCATCTGATATTTCACTCGAAGAAATAAAAAATGAGACCGTTGACCTT GAGAATATACCCGTCGAGGAAGTGTTTACACAGCTGAAATGTTCAAGAGAAGGTTTGACATCAGAAGAAGGGCAGAAAAGGCTCGAAATTTTCGGTCCCAACAAACTCGAGGAGAAAAAAGAGAGCAAGTTCCTTAAATTCTTGGGATTTATGTGGAATCCTCTCTCATGGGTCATGGAATCTGCTGCCATTATGGCCATTGTTTTGGCAAATGGAGGG GGAAAGCCTCCAGATTGGCAAGACTTTGTCGGTATCATCGTGCTGCTCATTATCAATTCGACTATTAGTTTCATTGAAGAGAACAATGCAGGAAATGCAGCAGCTGCCCTTATGGCTGGACTTGCTCCCAAAACCAAG GTTTTGAGAGATGGTGCCTGGTCTGAGCAAGACGCTGCAATCTTGGTTCCTGGTGATTTGATCAGTGTGAAGTTGGGAGATATTATCCCCGCTGATGCTCGTCTTTTGGAGGGTGATCCTCTTAAGATCGATCAGTCGGCCCTTACTGGTGAGTCCCTTCCTGTAACCAAGCACCCAGGTGATGGAGTTTACTCTGGTTCTACATGCAAGCAAGGTGAGATTGAGGCTGTTGTCATCGCCACCGGTGTCCACACCTTCTTTGGCAAAGCTGCTCATCTTGTTGACAGCACCAACAATGTTGGACACTTCCAAAAG GTGCTAACAGCTATTGGAAACTTCTGCATCTGTTCCATTGCTGTGGGAATGGTGATTGAGATCCTAGTGATGTTCCCAATCCAAGGAAGGAATTACAGGGAAGGAATTGACAATCTTCTTGTGTTGCTCATTGGAGGTATCCCAATTGCCATGCCGACAGTTTTGTCCGTAACCATGGCCATTGGATCTCACAGGTTGTCGCAGCAGGGAGCTATCACCAAGAGAATGACTGCCATCGAGGAAATGGCTGGCATGGATGTGCTCTGCAGTGACAAGACAGGAACACTCACTCTTAACAAACTCACAGTCGATAAAAGTTTAATCGAGGTTTTCCCAAAGGACCTCGATAAGGACAGTGTTGTGTTGTTGGCTGCCAGGGCTTCCAGGGTTGAGAACCAGGATGCCATTGATGCTTCGATTGTTAACATGCTCGGTGATCCAAAGGAG GCAAGAGCAGGAATCACAGAGGTGCATTTCTTGCCCTTCAATCCAGTTGACAAGCGTACTGCAATCACATACTATGACTCGGATGGAAACTGGCATCGATGCAGCAAGGGTGCACCTGAGCAA ATAATCGACCTTTGTGAACTCAGTGGAGATGTAAGCAAGAAAGCCCATGAGATCATCGACAACTTTGCAAACCGCGGTCTTCGTTCTCTCGGGGTTGCACGACAG ACTGTCCCCGAGAAAACCAAAGAGAGTGCTGGTGAACCATGGGAGTTTGTTGGATTGTTGCCATTGTTTGACCCTCCAAGACACGACAGTGCAGAGACTATAAGAAAAGCTCTTGATCTCGGTGTCAATGTCAAGATGATCACCGGTGATCAATTAGCCATAGGCAAAGAGACTGGTCGTAGGCTCGGAATGGGAACCAACATGTATCCGTCATCTTCTCTTCTTGGCCAGAGCAAAGATGAGTCCATTGCTTCAATCCcagtagatgagctcattgaaAAGGCTGACGGCTTCGCTGGTGTCTTTCCAGAACACAAATACGAGATTGTGAAGAAACTGCAAGAAAGGAAACACATTTGTGGTATGACTGGAGATGGTGTTAATGATGCGCCAGCACTCAAGAAAGCAGACATTGGTATTGCTGTCGCAGATGCAACTGATGCTGCCAGGGGTGCATCGGACATTGTTTTGACTGAGCCTGGACTTAGCGTGATAATTAGTGCCGTGCTGACCAGCCGAGCCATCTTCCAGAGAATGAAGAACTACACCATTTACGCAGTTTCCATCACTATCCGTATTGTCATGGGATTCATGCTCATTGCTCTGATCTGGAAGTTTGACTTCTCACCATTCATGGTTCTCATAATTGCAATCCTGAATGACGGAACAATCATGACCATTTCAAAAGACAGAGTGAAGCCATCTCCATTGCCTGACTCGTGGAAGCTTAAGGAAATCTTTGCCACAGGCATTGTCCTTGGAACGTACATGGCTATCATGACTGTTATCTTCTTCTACCTCGTGACTGACACCGATTTCTTCTCA gaaatctttaaaGTAAAACCTATTAGGGACAGTCCAGATGAACTTACTGCCGCCCTGTACCTTCAAGTAAGCATAATCAGTCAGGCACTCATCTTCGTCACAAGGTCACGAAGCTGGTCATTTGTCGAACGCCCTGGTCTCTTGCTCGTGAGTGCATTCCTAATAGCTCAACTG TTGGCTACAATTATTGCCGTATACGCATCATGGGAATTTGCAAGAATTCAAGGCATCGGATGGGGATGGGCAGGAGTCATCTGGATCTACAGCATTATTACTTACATCCCACTTGACATTCTCAAGTTCATCATTCGATATGCACTGAGTGGAAAGGCATGGGATTCCATGATCCAGAACAAG ACTGCATTCACCACCAAGAAAGATTATGGAAAGGGTGAAAGGGAAGCACAGTGGGCGGTGGCTCAACGCACTCTTCACGGCCTCTCGACCACAACCGACACTTCTGGACTGTTCAATGACAAAAATTATCGTGAATTGTCTGAGATTGCTGAGCAAGCCAAGAAAAGAGCCGAAGTTGCAAG GCTGAGGGAGCTTCACACTCTTAAGGGACACGTCGAATCGGTTGTCAAGCTAAAGGGGTTGGACATTGAAACCATTCAACAGCACTACACTGTCTAA
- the LOC140825987 gene encoding uncharacterized protein isoform X2, whose amino-acid sequence MSVASKRKSDRPTLASVKIARVGSASSKAGRKMPKRVNTLFAKYSNKFSGLIEPEGIEKLCSDLKVDHTDVRVLMFAWKLKAEMQGYFTLDEWQSGLMALQVNSFNKLKKALPQLEKEVLMQENFEDFYVFAFRYHLTDENQKFLDMETICILLDLILKSQYQLQVTFFIEFLKIQKDYKMMNMDQWIGLYRFCKEISFPDLQNYDSGDAWPLILDNFVEWLRESGFHAFPLQDL is encoded by the exons ATGTCGGTTGCCAGTAAGAGAAAATCTGATCGGCCAACCTTGGCTTCTGTCAAGATTGCCCGTGTCGGTTCTG CATCAAGTAAAGCTGGGAGAAAGATGCCGAAACGTGTCAATACACTTTTCGCCAAATACTCTAATAAATTTTCAGGCTTGATCGA ACCAGAAGGGATAGAAAAATTATGTTCAGATTTAAAAGTGGATCATACCGATGTCAGGGTTTTGATGTTTGCTTG GAAATTGAAAGCTGAAATGCAAGGATACTTTACACTA GATGAGTGGCAAAGTGGTTTGATGGCTCTTCAAGTTAATAGTTTCAATAAATTGAAGAAAGCACTGCCACAACTGGAGAAAGAG GTCTTGATGCAggaaaattttgaggatttctATGTTTTTGCATTCCGTTACCACCTTACTG ACGAAAACCAGAAATTTTTAGACATGGAGACCATTTGCATATTACTAGATCTAATTCTAAAGTCTCAATATCAGCTACAAGTTACTTTCTTCATTGAATTTCTTAAG ATCCAGAAAGATTACAAGATGATGAACATGGACCAATGGATAGGCTTGTATCGATTTTGCAAAGAG ATAAGCTTTCCTGACCTTCAGAATTACGATTCTGGTGATGCTTGGCCTCTAATTCTTGATAATTTTGTTGAATGGTTGAGAGAAAGTGGATTTCATGCATTCCCTTTGCAAG ATTTATAG
- the LOC140825987 gene encoding uncharacterized protein isoform X1: MSVASKRKSDRPTLASVKIARVGSASSKAGRKMPKRVNTLFAKYSNKFSGLIEPEGIEKLCSDLKVDHTDVRVLMFAWKLKAEMQGYFTLDEWQSGLMALQVNSFNKLKKALPQLEKEVLMQENFEDFYVFAFRYHLTDENQKFLDMETICILLDLILKSQYQLQVTFFIEFLKIQKDYKMMNMDQWIGLYRFCKEISFPDLQNYDSGDAWPLILDNFVEWLRESGFHAFPLQGILRTLF, from the exons ATGTCGGTTGCCAGTAAGAGAAAATCTGATCGGCCAACCTTGGCTTCTGTCAAGATTGCCCGTGTCGGTTCTG CATCAAGTAAAGCTGGGAGAAAGATGCCGAAACGTGTCAATACACTTTTCGCCAAATACTCTAATAAATTTTCAGGCTTGATCGA ACCAGAAGGGATAGAAAAATTATGTTCAGATTTAAAAGTGGATCATACCGATGTCAGGGTTTTGATGTTTGCTTG GAAATTGAAAGCTGAAATGCAAGGATACTTTACACTA GATGAGTGGCAAAGTGGTTTGATGGCTCTTCAAGTTAATAGTTTCAATAAATTGAAGAAAGCACTGCCACAACTGGAGAAAGAG GTCTTGATGCAggaaaattttgaggatttctATGTTTTTGCATTCCGTTACCACCTTACTG ACGAAAACCAGAAATTTTTAGACATGGAGACCATTTGCATATTACTAGATCTAATTCTAAAGTCTCAATATCAGCTACAAGTTACTTTCTTCATTGAATTTCTTAAG ATCCAGAAAGATTACAAGATGATGAACATGGACCAATGGATAGGCTTGTATCGATTTTGCAAAGAG ATAAGCTTTCCTGACCTTCAGAATTACGATTCTGGTGATGCTTGGCCTCTAATTCTTGATAATTTTGTTGAATGGTTGAGAGAAAGTGGATTTCATGCATTCCCTTTGCAAGGTATCCTCAGAACCCTTTTCTAA